The Chitinophaga sp. H8 genome contains a region encoding:
- a CDS encoding NAD(P)H-dependent flavin oxidoreductase codes for MNWSSILKDQLKVQYPVIQAPMLGVTTPAMVAGVSNAGGLGSLPIGGLSKEESSQLISATRRLTQQPFAVNLFMHTLPASTAAEINTMKTLLTAIAGKYGINDEALISEEAPFYTYHDQLSLLLEQHVNIVSFTFGIPDDASIRLLKDAGVYLIGTATCVEEALILEQKGINAIVAQGIEAGGHRGSFLPGSPLPQVGSMALIPEITDHVSVPVIAAGAIADARSIMAAHILGAQGFQPGSIFLRCAESKAAQPYKDAVQRSRDTATQLTNVFTGRWARGISNDFMQTVAAAGIKIPPYPVQNMLTTTLRKHAAAANKSELLSLWAGQRAAIATDKTAKAIFEQLIADMEALAKKG; via the coding sequence ATGAATTGGAGCAGTATACTGAAAGACCAGCTAAAAGTACAATACCCCGTGATCCAGGCACCTATGCTGGGTGTCACTACCCCGGCTATGGTAGCCGGAGTATCCAATGCAGGAGGTCTTGGATCATTACCGATAGGCGGACTCAGCAAGGAAGAAAGCAGCCAACTGATAAGCGCTACCCGCCGGCTTACCCAACAGCCATTTGCAGTGAACCTCTTTATGCACACGTTGCCCGCCAGTACTGCTGCGGAGATCAATACGATGAAAACATTGCTAACAGCAATAGCAGGTAAATATGGGATCAATGATGAAGCACTGATTAGCGAAGAAGCGCCCTTTTACACTTATCACGACCAGCTATCCTTATTACTTGAGCAACATGTTAATATTGTCAGCTTCACTTTCGGCATCCCGGATGATGCAAGTATCCGGCTATTAAAAGACGCCGGGGTATATCTTATTGGTACCGCTACCTGTGTAGAAGAAGCACTGATACTGGAGCAAAAAGGTATCAACGCCATTGTAGCCCAGGGTATTGAAGCTGGTGGGCACCGGGGTAGCTTTTTGCCAGGAAGCCCCTTGCCACAGGTAGGCAGTATGGCACTTATTCCGGAGATAACAGACCACGTATCCGTACCTGTTATTGCCGCCGGTGCCATCGCAGATGCACGTAGTATAATGGCAGCGCATATATTGGGTGCACAGGGATTTCAGCCAGGTAGTATCTTTCTGCGATGTGCAGAAAGCAAAGCAGCACAGCCCTATAAAGATGCGGTACAACGCAGCCGGGATACCGCCACACAACTCACCAATGTTTTTACAGGACGCTGGGCCAGGGGCATCTCCAATGATTTCATGCAAACGGTAGCGGCGGCCGGTATAAAGATTCCACCCTACCCCGTACAAAATATGCTGACGACCACCTTACGAAAACATGCTGCTGCCGCTAATAAAAGTGAGTTACTCTCCTTATGGGCAGGACAACGGGCAGCAATCGCCACAGATAAAACTGCGAAAGCAATATTTGAACAACTTATTGCAGATATGGAAGCACTGGCAAAAAAGGGGTAA